The genome window ACTATGGACTTTTGGGAGCACAGCAATCTTTGTTAGATGGCAAACGTTTAGTAGGTTTGGCCATGATGATCGTAGGCGTATTTTTAGTGATCAAGCGCAGTGCCTGATGTAGCCGCTATTTGAATGCAGCAACACGGAATGCATTTAAGGAAATCGAGATGGAAAAACTTTATGTCACAGCAGAGTTGTTAGTTCAGCCACAATACATTGACGAAGCCAGGTTGCTTTTAACTACTCTGGCCAACAACTCTTTGCAGGATGAAGGCTGCGAAAGTTATGAAATTTTGGCCTGCACCACAGAGCGGAATAGGTTGTCTACCTGTGAATTATGGTCTGGCAGCCAGGCTGAAGCAGCACATTGGCAGGTCGATCATGTGAAAACTACAGTGGAGCAACTCAAAGCTTTTTTGCTGCAACCCGCTGTTGTTAAAAAATATAACCTGGTTCAAAATAAAATGTTTTCGGGTTAATTCCGATGGTTGAATCTGAGTGATAAAAAGTGATTACTAATACAAAAACACTCAGGTTGCAGCCTTCTGCAGCCTGAGTTTTGTTCTTCTAAGTCTTTGCAGGCGCCTGCATGTCTTTAACAGCTATTGCATCCGATACAGTGTCCACACTGTAAATCTGCATTACGCCCTGAGTGGTCGCTGCCTGAGCCAGAATGTTTTGCTGATTTTGAGTATTAACTGCATTTTCAAACATGATCCCTGTTGAGTGCGCCATGCTTTGATACAAAGTACCCATAGCCATTGCCGGAGCTTCGCCTACAACTTTGACATTACTTTGGGTCACTGCATCTGTGATTTGACTGTTAACTGTTTCGGCCATTTTAACTTTCCTTTTATGACGATGCGCTGACGGCATAGGCGGTCAGCACTGCTGTTTGATTTGGTTATGAGCCTGAGCTCGCTGCTTTAGCTTGTTTGGTGGTTGTCTGCTCATCAAAGACTGTGGCGACAGAGCTTGCTGCAGAAGATATCTCCCTGGCAAACAAAGTTAAACCCTGCAGCGCTTCAGTGACTGAAGCTAACGCAACTTTGCCCTGCTCAGCCGTTTTTTCCTGGGTGGCCAGTTGTGCTGCTTTGGCCAAAGCCAGCAACAGCATTTGTTCACTACCCTGCAGAAACGAACGCATATCTTCCAGCATTAACGCTGCCGTCTGATGAGCCATTAACCTAACTGCACCTTTGGCAAGCTGAGGATTGGCCTGGATCAGATGCTGATAGGCTGCATCGATTTGAGCTGCAATATGCTCCGGATCTGAGTGGGTATTATCTTGTGTTGTGGTACTCATAGTGTGTTGGTCCTTGCTTAGCTTTTCAGCAACTTCACAGCCTGAGCCACAATAGCCGGATTCAGCTGATTCAGGTTTTGCTGATTGCTGACTGCGTTATGCATGGCGAGACCCAGAGCATGAGCGCTGAGCTGGTACAAGGTTGCTATCGCCTGAGAGGGGGCATTGCTCAGAACAGTGGTATTAGTTTGGGTCACTGCGTCGGTAATTTGCGGATTAACAATACTCATGATTTCTCCAGTTGGTGTTTCGGATGTTACTTATCAAAAGCTGTTTTTTGCATAACTGATTCATTTGCCCTGATCAATTCTGAGTGTTCAGTGACTGGCGGGCAGCTAAGACTATAGGTTGTAGTTGATATAGGTGCAAATTAGGCGGTAATACAGAAGGGTTTTCCGTTATAGGTATTCATTCGTGGGACTGAAAATTTCTCTGCTCATTAGTTGACAGGCTATTAATCATACAATAGCATGATTTGAGAAATGATAAAAAAATGCCTCGAAGGTCTGCTGTGTTTTGGCCGGGAAGGTGTAATAAAACCACGACAAGGGGAGAAGAAGCTCATGTTTAAGCGATCCGTCTTAAGCAGTGCGGTGTCTATGGCTATTGTTCTGTTAAGCCAGCCAGTTACTGCAGCGCAAGAAGATAACAAAGCAACAGAATTAGAAATAATTGAAGTGAAAGGCATTCGTGGCAGCCTGAATAAGGCGCTGGGTGTCAAACGTCACAACGAACAAATAGTTGACGCCATAGTGGCAGAAGATATCGGCAAGTTTCCGGATAACAACGTGGTTGAATCACTGCAACGTGTTACTGGTGTGCAGGTAACCAATCGTCAATCGGGAGAAATAGCAGCGGTCTCTATTCGTGGTTTAAGTGACATCACCACTACAGTCAATGGCCGCAATATTTTTACTGCATCGGGCACAGCTGTTGCTCTGCAGGATATCCCTGCCAGTTTATTAAAACAGGTCGACGTGTATAAAACCCGTTCTGCCAGTCAGATTGAAAGTGGCATTGCAGGCTCTATCGATGTAAAAACCCACAGGCCTTTTGATTTTGACGGCGCTAAGTTTATTGCCAATGCCCGAGGTATTTATACCGAACAAAATGAAGAAATTAATCCCACCTTCAGCGCTTTAGCCAGCAACAACTGGGAGTTGGATTCTGGTCAGTTTGGTGCCTTGGTGAATATCTCTTATTCCAGAATGCGTTATCGTGATCAAAGTGTGACTGCAGGCGCTATGGTTCCTTTTATGACGGCGAATCCTACTGCACCTTTTACACCCTATGAACGGGTATGGCCTGAAACTGATGGTGTAGTTGAAAATCCAATCTGGCAAGCGGGTTTGCTCAATGGTTTACCTTCCGCAGCAGGTTCAACTTTTAATGTCAATGGAATTGCTACACCTTATATGTTGGGCCGCGATGCTATTTTCCAGAGCGACTATAACGGTAAACGTGAGCGTCCTGCGGCGAATATTTCTTTGCAGTTTGCGCCCAATGAAAAGTCTGAATATGTGTTTGAGTCGTTTTATAACGGTTTCCGTAACGAAGGTTTTAACAGTTTGTTGTTCTCTTTTGCTGACGCGTGGGGTAGTTATGAAAATATGACACCCTCTCAGGCCGCTGCTTCTGCCAACGTGGTATTTCATCCCGGCACCAATATTGTGAAATCCCGTTCTGTAAATGACCCATGGGTTTTTACCAGCGGTGATTTATCTACAGGTAAAACTGATAGTTATCTGCATGCCTTTGGTGGAAAGTGGGAATTGTCGGATGTAATGACGCTGAAATCTGAACTTGTATATCAGGACAGTGAATACAGCAGCGACTTTTTTGCTATGCGTTTTGTCCGTCCTGGCAATAACTACAAGCTTAATGTCGACTTTAATGAAAATGGTGGTATTCCGGGCTTCAACTTTGAAGACAATCCTGCAACGGCCGCTGTAGATGAATCCAGTATGGCCGATCCATCCGCGTATCGGACTGATAGTATGTATGACAATGCCAACAGCGATGTAGGTGATGCTGTTACTTTTACCTCAGATTTAACCTACGCTATGGATGGTTTTTTCACCACAGTGGAAACTGGTGTACGTTATGACAAACGTGGTGCTACCACCTCCTTTAGCCGTCAGGATCGCTGCTGCGGCGGTGCTGTGAATGTTGGCACTATTGATGGTCTTGCTTCAATCAACAGTGGATTTATGGATGGTGAAGCTCAGGTTCCAGGGTCGTGGGCTGTCGCGAATGGCTATTACATTCGTGATAATGCCGACCAGTTCCGAACTATGTACGGCATGAATAAGCTGGATTTACAGCGTTCTTTTGATATAGACGCCACCACTTTATCTTTGTATTTGCAGAGCAAATTTGAAACTGAAGTGGCGGGCCGAGTGTTAAATGGTGAAATTGGTGCCCGTTATACCGGCATAGATACAGATTCAATGTTCTGGCAGGAAAGCGCGCCAGGTACAGTTCAGCCTTCCACTGCAGGCGAAAGCAAAACCCGTAAAATTCTGCCAAGTCTGAGTATGCGTTATCAGTTAACGGACGATCTGCAGGCCCGCGCCGCTTATACCGAAACTTTACGTTATCCGGGCTTTGGTGATTTAAATCCGTTGATCATCTATAACGAAGACGTGACAGGTATAGGTTATGGCACTGCTGGTGGCGGTAATCCGGATTTAAAACCTACAGAGTCCAAAAACTACGATCTGTCATTGGAGTGGTATTTTGCCGAATCCAGCTCACTGTACGGTACTTTGTTCAAACGTGATATTGATGGTTTTGTTGTCGGCTTCCGCCGATCTGTCACAGCGCCAAAATCAGCGACAGATCCAACACCTTACAAGTTTGTGCTGACGCAGCCATACAACGCCTCTAATGGCGAGTTGTCAGGTGCTGAAATTGGTTTAGTCTGGTTCCCTGACTATTTACCACAAGCTTTGGATGGTTTTGGTGTGCAGGCCAGTTATACCCGCTTGTCCTCACAACAAACTACACCTGACACCAATAGTGAAGGCGAAATCACTGGCTACAAAGATACCGATCTGTTCGGCGTGTCTGATTCGTCTTACAGCGTAGTGCTGGCCTATGACAAAAACGATCTGGGCATGAGATTATCTTACTCCTGGCGTGAAGGTTTCCTGGCTAACTATGAGGCGGCTTTGTTTGCTAACCCTTTAGAAATGCGTCGCAAGTCTGAAGCCAGTATGGACTTCCAGTTAAGCTACAAACTGACAGAACAGTTTGAAGTGACACTGGATGGTACTAACCTGACCAACGAACTGTATCAGAGCTACTATGGCAATAATGCCACTACAGGCAACTTTGGTACCGCCTTGTACAGCCGCACTTTTGCTCTAGGTGTTCGCTACAGCATGTAAGTCAACTGCATAAATGAAACATCAAAACACCGGACTTAGTGCCGGTGTTTTTGTTTACGCAGGAAAAATCAGAAACCATAGCTCTAACAAATTAACTGGGTTCTGACTGTATTAATTTGTTAGCAGTCTGGTATTCTGATTATTCATCCTGGTATTGCAGGTTTTATCGTTTCCCGAAACGGTATGGTGTTGGAATGCAGAAGCAAGGCATGATATGAAGCAGTGGACCTTATTTGAATTTTCAGCAGGTTCTGATGGCACCTTAGTCACAGGCATGCGATTGAAGCGACTAAAACAAGTGGTCTGGATATGCCTTGTGGCTGTTCTGTGTGGTGCTTTGTTCTCTGGTCCTTTGTCTACGGCTATTTTGTTGGTAGCTGCAGTTGCTTTAGTTTCCACGCTTTTGCTATTGCAGCAAGGGAAAGTCCGGTTTGCTACCGCAAGCTTATTGTGGCTGCTGACGTTAATGATCAGCAGTCTGATCAGTATCAACTTAGGTATTTTTGACTTGATGCTGCTTGGGTATCCGCTGGTGCTGGCTTATGCCGCTATGTACAGCGATCGGCGTTTTTACTTACAGTTATTTGGTTTTATTCTGCTGTTTTGTTCTGCTCTGGCGTTAGCCACTTTGTATGGTTGGCTGGAATTTAGCCCGCCAAGACCGACTTTCAACTCTTTTATCACCTTAAATATTTTATTGTTGGTCAGTGGTTTAACCATGAGGCTGATTGCCCGCGATACCAAAGATGTGCTGCTGCAGTTAAAGCAGGAAAATGAAAGGGTAGTGGCCTCTCAGCTGGAAATTCAGCGATTGGCTCAACATGACCCTCTGACAGGGCTGGTGAACCGAACTCAATGTGAACTTGGTTTTCGACGTGCCATAGCCAATAGCACACAGCAGTCTGTGGCTTTGTTATTTATTGATTTAGATAACTTCAAACCTATTAACGATGCACTAGGGCATCAGGCCGGTGATGAAGTACTGCAAAAGCTGGCTTCTTTGTTACAGCAGCAATTATCAGAGCAGGATGTACTGAGTCGCTTTGGTGGCGATGAGTTTGTGGTGATTTTAAGCCAGTGGCAAGATTTCGCACAACTGGAACAACGTATCCGCAATTTATTGCAAAGCTGTCAGCAGGAGTTTTTAGTGCAGCAGCATAAAATCCAGCTGTCGGCTTCTATCGGTGTCACCTTGTCACCTGCAGATGGTACAGATTTTCATCTGCTATGCAAAAAAGCAGATACAGCAATGTATCAGGCGAAGAAGATGGGGCGTAACAGGTTTTGCTGGTATCAGGCCGAGATGGAACAGCAGCAGCTGGATAAATTTAACCTGATGATGCGTTTACGTGTTGCGGTAAAACAACAGCTTTTTACAGTGGCTTATCAACCAACTTATGATTTAAAAACCAACACCATCAGTGGTGCTGAGGCTTTATTACGCTGGACTGACGTAGAGTTAGGTGCCATTCCGCCCGATGTGTTTATACCTCTGGCTGAGGAGACAGGCTTAATTCAGGAGCTTGGCTTATTTGTACTGCAGCGCGCTTGTGCTCAGGCTATGTTATGGCAACAGTCGGGTTTTGCTTTAGGTATTGCTGTCAATATTTCGGCTATGCAGTTTAAGCAAGCTGACTTACCAGCAGTAGTAACACAAGTACTCAATGACACAGGCTTGGCTGCACATTTGTTGGAGCTGGAGCTGACAGAATCTGTACTAATTGATGACACGGCTTTGGTGAAACAACAAATTGAGCAGTTGTCCGCCTTGGGCGTACGTTTTGCTATTGATGATTTTGGTACTGGTTATTCTAATCTTGGTTATTTAAGCCAGTTTAGCCTGAGCAGTTTAAAAATAGACCGCTCCTTTGTCGCCCGTATCGGGCAAAACGACAAAGACCTCGCCTTAGTGAACGGTATTATTCAACTGGCAACCAGCTTAGGTTTGCATACAGTGGCTGAAGGGGTGGAAGACAATCAAAGTCTGGTATTACTGCAGCAGGCAGGTTGTAGCTGTGC of Rheinheimera sp. MM224 contains these proteins:
- a CDS encoding putative quinol monooxygenase codes for the protein MEKLYVTAELLVQPQYIDEARLLLTTLANNSLQDEGCESYEILACTTERNRLSTCELWSGSQAEAAHWQVDHVKTTVEQLKAFLLQPAVVKKYNLVQNKMFSG
- a CDS encoding RebB family R body protein gives rise to the protein MAETVNSQITDAVTQSNVKVVGEAPAMAMGTLYQSMAHSTGIMFENAVNTQNQQNILAQAATTQGVMQIYSVDTVSDAIAVKDMQAPAKT
- a CDS encoding RebB family R body protein translates to MSIVNPQITDAVTQTNTTVLSNAPSQAIATLYQLSAHALGLAMHNAVSNQQNLNQLNPAIVAQAVKLLKS
- a CDS encoding TonB-dependent receptor, whose protein sequence is MFKRSVLSSAVSMAIVLLSQPVTAAQEDNKATELEIIEVKGIRGSLNKALGVKRHNEQIVDAIVAEDIGKFPDNNVVESLQRVTGVQVTNRQSGEIAAVSIRGLSDITTTVNGRNIFTASGTAVALQDIPASLLKQVDVYKTRSASQIESGIAGSIDVKTHRPFDFDGAKFIANARGIYTEQNEEINPTFSALASNNWELDSGQFGALVNISYSRMRYRDQSVTAGAMVPFMTANPTAPFTPYERVWPETDGVVENPIWQAGLLNGLPSAAGSTFNVNGIATPYMLGRDAIFQSDYNGKRERPAANISLQFAPNEKSEYVFESFYNGFRNEGFNSLLFSFADAWGSYENMTPSQAAASANVVFHPGTNIVKSRSVNDPWVFTSGDLSTGKTDSYLHAFGGKWELSDVMTLKSELVYQDSEYSSDFFAMRFVRPGNNYKLNVDFNENGGIPGFNFEDNPATAAVDESSMADPSAYRTDSMYDNANSDVGDAVTFTSDLTYAMDGFFTTVETGVRYDKRGATTSFSRQDRCCGGAVNVGTIDGLASINSGFMDGEAQVPGSWAVANGYYIRDNADQFRTMYGMNKLDLQRSFDIDATTLSLYLQSKFETEVAGRVLNGEIGARYTGIDTDSMFWQESAPGTVQPSTAGESKTRKILPSLSMRYQLTDDLQARAAYTETLRYPGFGDLNPLIIYNEDVTGIGYGTAGGGNPDLKPTESKNYDLSLEWYFAESSSLYGTLFKRDIDGFVVGFRRSVTAPKSATDPTPYKFVLTQPYNASNGELSGAEIGLVWFPDYLPQALDGFGVQASYTRLSSQQTTPDTNSEGEITGYKDTDLFGVSDSSYSVVLAYDKNDLGMRLSYSWREGFLANYEAALFANPLEMRRKSEASMDFQLSYKLTEQFEVTLDGTNLTNELYQSYYGNNATTGNFGTALYSRTFALGVRYSM
- a CDS encoding putative bifunctional diguanylate cyclase/phosphodiesterase — its product is MKQWTLFEFSAGSDGTLVTGMRLKRLKQVVWICLVAVLCGALFSGPLSTAILLVAAVALVSTLLLLQQGKVRFATASLLWLLTLMISSLISINLGIFDLMLLGYPLVLAYAAMYSDRRFYLQLFGFILLFCSALALATLYGWLEFSPPRPTFNSFITLNILLLVSGLTMRLIARDTKDVLLQLKQENERVVASQLEIQRLAQHDPLTGLVNRTQCELGFRRAIANSTQQSVALLFIDLDNFKPINDALGHQAGDEVLQKLASLLQQQLSEQDVLSRFGGDEFVVILSQWQDFAQLEQRIRNLLQSCQQEFLVQQHKIQLSASIGVTLSPADGTDFHLLCKKADTAMYQAKKMGRNRFCWYQAEMEQQQLDKFNLMMRLRVAVKQQLFTVAYQPTYDLKTNTISGAEALLRWTDVELGAIPPDVFIPLAEETGLIQELGLFVLQRACAQAMLWQQSGFALGIAVNISAMQFKQADLPAVVTQVLNDTGLAAHLLELELTESVLIDDTALVKQQIEQLSALGVRFAIDDFGTGYSNLGYLSQFSLSSLKIDRSFVARIGQNDKDLALVNGIIQLATSLGLHTVAEGVEDNQSLVLLQQAGCSCAQGYLWSKAVSPQEFESLLS